In Microvenator marinus, one genomic interval encodes:
- a CDS encoding glycosyltransferase family 2 protein, whose amino-acid sequence MSVATPTLKRPDALHTLHDHEVTEGLSIVIPAYNEENGIAPTLSELKEELLKLELDIPLEVVIVNDGSTDKTAEAIEPYLDDVLRLVNHPRNRGYGAALKTGIENARYTWILITDADGTYPNVHIPEVLEDRDSFDMIVGARIGEKTHIPLIRRPPKWALRKLAEILSQQTIPDLNSGFRLMRRDVVREFYNILPNGFSFTTTITLAMFSAGFRVKYTPINYNKREGKSKIRPIYDTLNFTKLIIRTIMYFDPLRIFLPLSVAFVGLSILVGLGTYLWLGQLWDTTTVLLFVTGVQILITGMLADMLNRRLP is encoded by the coding sequence ATGAGTGTTGCTACCCCTACTTTGAAGCGTCCAGATGCGCTTCACACCCTTCACGACCATGAGGTCACCGAAGGGCTCTCGATCGTTATCCCCGCCTATAATGAGGAGAACGGAATCGCCCCGACGCTGAGCGAACTCAAGGAAGAGTTGCTCAAACTCGAGCTCGATATTCCGCTCGAGGTCGTGATCGTTAACGACGGTTCTACAGATAAAACGGCTGAGGCCATCGAGCCTTATCTGGATGACGTCCTTAGGCTGGTGAACCATCCCAGAAATAGAGGATATGGGGCAGCGCTCAAGACTGGAATTGAGAATGCGCGCTATACTTGGATTTTGATCACGGATGCGGATGGGACCTATCCAAACGTGCATATCCCCGAGGTCCTCGAAGACCGCGATAGTTTCGACATGATCGTTGGCGCGCGTATCGGTGAGAAGACGCATATCCCGCTTATCAGGAGGCCGCCGAAATGGGCCCTTCGTAAGCTCGCTGAGATTCTAAGCCAGCAGACCATCCCTGACCTCAATAGCGGTTTCAGGCTGATGCGGCGCGACGTTGTGCGCGAGTTTTACAATATTCTCCCAAACGGGTTTTCGTTCACCACGACCATTACGCTCGCCATGTTCTCGGCGGGATTTCGGGTCAAGTACACGCCCATCAACTACAATAAGCGTGAGGGTAAATCGAAGATCCGACCGATTTACGACACCCTGAATTTCACGAAGTTGATCATCCGAACGATCATGTATTTCGACCCCTTGCGCATATTCTTGCCATTGTCGGTCGCTTTCGTGGGGCTTTCGATATTGGTGGGATTGGGCACGTATCTGTGGCTCGGGCAGCTTTGGGATACGACGACCGTGCTCCTTTTTGTGACCGGTGTGCAAATCCTGATTACAGGCATGCTGGCTGATATGCTGAACCGTCGCCTTCCGTAA